The Polynucleobacter sp. MWH-UH35A genomic interval CAGTATTATCAGCGCGCTCAAGTAGTGTGCCCACGTTAATGAAGTAGAAAGCTTCGTTCTTGAGCATCGTGCCGTAAAGAACGCCCCTAAACAGATGGCAGCGATGTTTTACCCATTCCAGCAGGCGACTAGGATCGGCTTGATGTCTTGCTTCTAAGATGCGTTGAAGTTCAAGCCAAGTGGTATTCTGAGTTTCCCAAACCTCGGAAGTAATCTTGCCGCGGATGACGCGCGCATTCTCTCGGGCGGCAAATAAACACGAAACAATGCTTGACGGGTTGCTGGTTTCATAAATCATGAAATCCAGAACATTTTCTCGATTGATCACATCGTATTTACTAAGAAATGCATCTTCTAACTTAGAAATCGTCAGTAATTTTTTCCAGCTTTGCTCTAAAAACTCTGCGGGCTGTGGAAGAAGGGAGGTCTGGTGATTTACGTCGAGCATGCGAGCAGTATTTTCTGCACGCTCGGTGTAGCGGGCCATCCAGTAAAGACAATCAGCGGTACGACTTAACATGTGTTTCCTTATTTCCTTTACTTTTCTCTCACTCTTCTAATACCCAGGTGTCTTTAGTTCCACCGCCTTGGGAGGAGTTCACTACTAAAGAACCTTCTTTGAGTGCAACCCTAGTCAATCCACCCGGAACCATCTTGATGGTTTTGCCTGAGAGAACGAAAGGTCTTAAATCGATATGTCTTGGCGCAACTCCCGACTCTACAAACGTAGGACAGGTGGAAAGTGCCAAAGTAGGCTGAGCAATATATTTGTCTGGATTGGCGATCAGGTGCGTTCTAAATTCTTCAATCTCTGCTTTAGTGGATGCGGGTCCAACCAACATGCCGTAACCACCAGCACCATGTGTCAGCTTCACA includes:
- a CDS encoding alpha-E domain-containing protein; this encodes MLSRTADCLYWMARYTERAENTARMLDVNHQTSLLPQPAEFLEQSWKKLLTISKLEDAFLSKYDVINRENVLDFMIYETSNPSSIVSCLFAARENARVIRGKITSEVWETQNTTWLELQRILEARHQADPSRLLEWVKHRCHLFRGVLYGTMLKNEAFYFINVGTLLERADNTARILQTKYEDQAAIKVLSPNKKSDDGADGDFFDFYHWAALLRSVSAFEIYRQIYSDQVTPKQVAQLLIFNRQMPRSLVCCVNELIPLISEVKNQQSKEIERLLGKLKASLEYSDIDEVFEQGLEEYIEAFLERINHIADEFSSAYLIPLAVA